The genomic region GGAGGCCCTCGCAAATGCGTCGGCGACCAGTTCGCATTATTGGAAGCCATAGTTGCCCTTACAATCTTTCTACAGAACATGAACTTTGAGCTGGTTCCTGATCAGAATATCAGTATGACTACAGGAGCAACAATACATACAACAAATGTAAGGTTTTAATTACAATCTCTATGCATACATTCTTTAAAATAAGGTAAAAATAAGGTAAAAACTCACATGCAGTTGTCTtcatataaagttgatagttgaaaacTATTAGATGATGATTTAGTCAAActtgtcaaattatctaacggttcttaaatatcaacttcacatgaaaacaACTGCATGTGAGTTGTGATCATTTTGACACCAGTATTcttaacaatcaacatatattcttTTTGTTTCTGCAGGGTTTGTACATGAAACTGAGCAAACGGTAGACAAGGTTAACATTAACTATTTCTTAATTAACGAAAttgtttaataataataatcagcATATTATACTCCTATGATGTTTCTTTTTCCCCCTAGATGATTAGCACAAAGGCACATGCTAAATATCTAGTAAATATGTATTCAATAGAAATTCTTTTTCAACAATTCAATCATTCATTATAATTTCTAAATGCTGTAAAGAAACTGAATTGAAAAGTGAAAAAGTACTCTTTTTATTTgcttcattttaattaatttcttagtTATTGAAAAGAGAACCTTTTTTACATTTTCAAACGCACTAAGTGCTTGTTTGGGcgctattattttgataaaaaagatctgttttcaaatgaaaaaagatcttttttttttattttttagcgtgtttggcaaatttctagtagtaaaagtaaaagcactagaaaaataaaaaaaaagattttttttgagaaggtgtaatttacatctttttttaaaagatatttttctcttaaaaaaagatatttttcatctaataaataaataaaaaagtacttttatatcattatactcaaacataattgatagataaaaagatctttttgcatgagatattcaaacataaaattacttttacttttccataagattttttaaaaaagatctctaaagaaaagatcttttcttagaagctcaTCCAAAAAAGCTCTAAATACATCGGAAACTTAAAAAGTTTATTATTATACTTATAAAATGTGCTCTTAAGACACAGGATAGTTAAACCCTTTATTTTTTGAGAGTGGCGCTCGCGCCAGATTACCGGCGGGCTAAGAAACCGCCATCAACAACTAAGTTATGGCCACTAATATAAGCAGATTGATGAGAAGCAAGAAACAAAGCTGTTTGAGCAACATGAATTGGCTTCAACACAATCCCCTTCAAATTGGCACCAACAGCACCAGCACTTTCAAGTTCACTTGCCTCCATACCAAGCTCTCTACACGCCAAAGGCGTGGCCACAACATAAGGCGAAATCGAATTAACCCTAATTCCATGAGCTCCAAGCTCACCACATGCCGAACGCACAAGACCCACAAGACCATGTTTGGCTGTGGTATATCCATGACTAGCCGCATTGCTACTAACCATAGCAGTCACACTAGCCGTGCAAATTATGGAGCCACGTGTCTTTGTTTCGACCATGACACGTGCCGCGTGTTTAATGCACGCGGCCGCTCCGTGAAGATGCACGGCTAGTGTGTTGTCAAAGTCATTTAAATCCAAATCAAGAATGCTGGAAAGAGAGCCAGCAACTCCAGCGTTGCTAAACATGATGTCCAAGCTTCCGTATTTGTTAACGGCAAAAGTAACGGTTTTTTCAACTTGTTTCTCGTCTCTAACGTCGCAGTAATGGTAACTAACCTTGTCTACGCCAATGGAAGTTGCTACTTGATGTCCCAGTTCATCGTTAACGTCAGCTATAACTACAAATGCCCCGTTTTCCACAAATACCCTCGCTGTTTCTGCTCCTATTCCACTTGCTCCTCCGGTCACAATTGCAACCTTGCCTTCCAACCTGAAATTCATACCGGACTCCATATATTTTATGGgaaatataataacaaaaaacTCATTACATACCACCCTTTATATATGGCAACCTTCTATATAGCCATTAATTGCTAACTTTTTACTATTTTCTTAATCACTAAggttattaattgaaattaatgctCTTGACCACCATTAATTactaatgcttttttttttttaccaaagacaggagactcgaacccgcaacctcttaatagtatggggagactatactatttgagctataactcattggctaatTACTAATGCTCTTGATAAGCTTTTACTTTTCGAAAATACTTTATTAAAGATGGTTTTGaaatataacttttaaaaaagttGTAGGATCTATATTTGATAAATCATCTTTATATTATTCTATAACGGGTTACAGACACTAAATTGACcgtttgtatatatttttcttctcaattaTTTCTTAAGAAAGTATTATGTAATGAATCATacataaattaatatttaataattatttatattaaaattttatcaaTAATTATANNNNNNNNNNNNNNNNNNNNNNNNNNNNNNNNNNNNNNNNNNNNNNNNNNNNNNNNNNNNNNNNNNNNNNNNNNNNNNNNNNNNNNNNNNNNNNNNNNNNNNNNNNNNNNNNNNNNNNNNNNNNNNNNNNNNNNNNNNNNNNNNNNNNNNNNNNNNNNNNNNNNNNNNNNNNNNNNNNNNNNNNNNNNNNNNNNNNNNNNtattattattattattatgatcttTTTTTATATTTCAGTGAGTTAATTATCAATAATCAATAATTTTAATTCTACAACAAGTTATATTCTGGCGCTAAACATACTGACATGGCATATTTTGGTGCCGGTTTGCATATCCTCTTTtcagttattttttaaaaaagtattatgtaatcaatcatatgcaaattaatatttaatgattaattatgttgagatttgttaatatttttaatatatcatgatttttttatattcttttaaaaattattacgACTCTTTCTTATATTTCTGTGAATGTTATATATAATGTTTTATTTTACCATCCATCAGCATAAGTTTTAGAGCCAAATATGCTGACGTGATGCATTCTAGTGTCAGTCTACATGTTGATACTATTTTGGAAAATATGTATTAAATAATTAGATttgtaaaaatttttaattattaattaggtGAGATTTGTCAATAATTATAATATtctatatcatatctttttaataattattttaattcttttttatatttctgtGATCTGTGANNNNNNNNNNNNNNNNNNNNNNNNNNNNNNNNNNNNNNNNNNNNNNNNNNNNNNNNNNNNNNNNNNNNNNNNNNNNNNNNNNNNNNNNNNTTTGTCAAATGAAATAAaatgtattttatttaattcttgtaaaagagggataaaaaatattatttagaaTCCAATATTGAGTGCCATGCATTTTCgcaaaatttaaatttctaatATAGTcatgtatttattaaaataaaatatttaaaattttctatTGATAATAATCATAATATGCATTATTAAAACACATGTTAATTAAATGAGAAAGTCTAGGGAGCCAATGGCCTAAGCGTACATTATTATTAAAACACATGTTAAtgaaggtttagaaagtattagagatatcattattagtgttacattatcctgtcaggttacgcttttgggatgagtggtttcaggacATGGTATAAGAGTTCCAGATGcggaaggtcaagagttcgaaccttggtgaacccaaaattaactttttataacatgagatgtttattatccctggtatcCGTATGATTATTCTTATAAGTGATGTTCATTTGATTCATAAACCAAAGATTTAGCCTACACTTAggtcattggctccctagcactaTTCTAATTAAATTTGTTTATTATACTAAGAGAATCTCCAATattaaatttcattttaattttagtttgttTTGTATTCTACAAAATATCAcattaatatttatataattgtatatattataaataataattaaagattaaatataaaatttgtcattttaatatttaatttcaattcaatttaaagtttaatttatataaagtgataaaatttaattgattttttactATAAAAAAACCGTCTCTTTATATCATGACCGGTCACAATTTTTTATAATGTCAGATTTAAAACTTGCAAAAACAGTTTATTGGATTTGCTGTGATAAATTATGACTCAAATTGATCTGTGAATTTTATGCATGTGTGTGGTGGTGGACTTCATTGGATGTTCAAGTCCATGTTTTATTTTTCATCAAGGGAAAATGATGGTGAACTAGAGTAGCTGGAATTACATAAAACATTTTCAATTAAGAAAGTTGGCAAGTCTAAATTATCATAGGTAATACATGTAATGATTAAAGAAGGATATATAGGTGCTTTTACACTATTGAGTGATTAGATTAAggagcaaaaataaaaaataaaaaaaaatcatatttctatttccattttttttcttaatctttcataaacaaaaaaaattagttaaaagttGAAGTTCTATGAATGGCCAAGTTATCATTtgttaaagaaaaaaattgaaaattaatatttttcagttaataatcatttattattttttcttaacCTTTCTATCTATtattttattggctaattattaattaaaataaagttggTTTTTAAGCAAGACCcttcattaaaataataatttgataGCTAGCAAAAATTTCTACAACTTAAATCATTATATAATCATAAAACACTTTCTTCAATTGAAGGaagttattaacttattattattaaaatattcaataaaattaCTACGTGTTAGATCCGAATTATAGTTTTCTTTAGGTGCAAGCATATCAActtgttttgttttctttttactCATCATCCTTTATTTGCAAGTTGTGATGGTTTAGTCTTAATCCCTTGCCTTTGGTTTAACGTTATTTTGTGCATGTATCTCTTGTTTATTAGGAAATATTTTAATACTCATCGATAGAATTAacaattgtttttttttattcctcctcaaaaaaaattattattaaaacacTTCTAAATAGATTTATGAGTATTTGATGATGAGTTTTCAAAAGAATCATGAATTGTACTATAGTTTAATTTAAAGAGTTAGGAGAATCCATTTTCTCTATGGTTGACATTTGGGGAGAGTTGTTGACTGGTGGCTAGTAAACTAGTAAGTACCATGACCAAACTTTTGGACCCAATAATGTgagataatatttaattttgtCCCTCAACTTATACGCGAATCTTAATTTAGCCTTTGAAGTTTCAATTGCCTTTGATTAACTCTCAAATATTGCGAATGTGACTTATTTTAGTCCCTAAGATAATTTTCGACGCACAAACATCACAGAACGCTGATATGGACAGTCAAATGCTACGTTGGACTCTgtaaaacattatttttattttggaacTTAAATAGTCCAAAAAAACATCGTAAGTCTTAAAACTTTTTTCTTCTAAAATAAGTGATTCGACGTTGTTTTTGAGCTATTTGTGTACCAAAATTAAAACAGCAGCATTTTACAAGTTCCGACCTAGGAAGCACCGATACGACACGCGAtacggacacgacacgacacggatACGCCGacacatttttttttataaaaaattggatACGACACGTTTAGGATACgttgtgaattaaaatttaaataatatattaaattaataaaatatcatattGTAAATATAAGAGGAAATATAGTTgcataaaaaaatctaaaaattatgcaattattaaaaaaaataaaaaattttaatctacTCTTACCATCTCGCTAACAGAAAATGTATCAATTTCTTCTCCTTTAAGTCCATCATCCGCAAATACCATAGCTTCTATGTTTGGTTCATCTAAAGATAAATACGAAACCTCATTCAGATCTGGACTGTTGTCATCAACTCTGCttctattaattattttatttttaaatttaaattttgatttgttttgattttaaaatattttaaaataaaaaaaatcagttAATTGGGCCATAAAACCACAAAATCGAGTCGGACTCGTTCGAATTCATGGCAGCTTCACCAAAATTCTGCACCGCAAAAAGACACGCTACCGATACACTCGTTTGAAGTATCCGTCGAGTATCGATGTCGGATTCGTGTCCGACACGGATACGCCAGCACCATAGGAGAATCCGTGCTTCATAGGTTCCGACATGGTATTTGGTTTCCATATCAATGCTTAATTAACGTTTTTATGCTAGAAAATTTTCTATGGACTAATATGAGTCACGTTTGCAAAGTTTGGAgactaaaaaaaatcaattaaaatttaaatgactAAATTGAATCTCGCGTGCAAATTTAAGGATCAAATTGAGTATTAGCACCCAATAAGGTAAATTCCACCATAAAATACTACATAAATGAagattttaagaatatatataacAACCTTAAATAATCAAATTCTATTTAAagcatttttatttgtttttttttttttaagttaagagtgaaactcgaacccgcaacctttagatgagtataaaaagactatgtcatttgagttatagtttGTTGGCAAAAGCATTTTCATTTGTTGCTTTTTGTATTTGATTTCTTATTATTGTAAAATCATAGCTAGAAAAACGTCGTCAATGTTAAGCAATGTAATGGCAAGAAGACAAAAATTGAGTACATACAAtgtccaaaaatatgaaaattCATGTCCATTCTTAGGATTCAGCAGTAGAATAGTTAGCTGTTCCTGAAGATAGAATGTTTATGTATCAAATTATTCCCAGTTCCCATAGATTTCACACTCGAAATTGCGATGAGTTCGAGGCTAGGTGTCTTTCTTCATTTAATTATACCATTTTTGTTTTATACTTTGGGCACAGGCTGTTTCATATATGTATGTTTTCAACATCTTAGGTTAATAATTCATTTTACTAATAATATATATCTTTCCTGATTTATTACTATATGGAGGATAAAGTTTAAAAAGTTAATAATTAATGTTTTTCCTTATCAATTTCTTTGATATACTACATGTAAAataagatatatattttttaatttatacatATGAAATGTATAAAATAAGTAATAACTAAGTTTTGTGATTTTGACATATTTACATACCCTAAGAGTCACATTGCTTAGTGCATCAACCAATATTCTTTTATTGATAAAGTCGCTTAATTAGAATGATAATGTTGTTTTTTACTTTGTTGGTTGCTGTGAGTTGCAACCTCCTGCACAtggaaaatctttttcttaatatgTTGTAACCTTTTAGGTTCTAGGCCAACTACTTCATGACATGTCAGCATAAGAATAATTTTGTCATTCTCTAATTGATAATACTATTTTTTATTGTATgtcatttaaaaaataacaaaaataattgataatttaaaaaattacataaaaaatgACATTATCAATGTTCAAAATAACAAAATCATTCCTGAAAAATGACCTCTATTCGTTTTTAGTTACACATTTTTTACTAAATAAAAAGGCAAGAAAAAGAGGGAGAAAAAAGAAGGAGTAGTTTGTGTTGTGATGAAAGCtgtttcttttaatttataaCATATGTAACAGTATAATGATAATAATGAAGCATTCATATATACAGTTATAGTAATACACACAAATACagagaaagaaaaatcaaaattacAAAGAAAAAAGTCCAGGAGTTAGTAACTtttttaaattctggccagcatgtaaccagcaaaaaaaaaaataaattattggataaaatctcacaccaatctcataccattaaaattattattgataactATTTGATcactataaatcacaaaaattgctagcCTTCTAACACTTCTCGTTACAAAGACAAATATATAACTCATTATTCTTAATCTTgaaataatttaacatatttaatTAAACTAACATCTCTTAactattaattttacataaataCCAGTGCACGGGAGTATTGACCTCTTTCTTcgtcttctctcttttctttctctaaCGCAAATAACAAAGCGCATAGCATAGCAGTTAACAATAACAATGCAATGCGTTTGAAAGTAACAATAAAATAACAACCTTGGGTACAATGACAATTCAGCTAACTAACACCAACATTCTCTCTCTCTTCAGTTGGTGGTGACTCTGGTGGTTGCAGATGCACAGAGCAATCGTAATCATCATCCATCATTACGATTAATCACATGAAACCTTACCAGTTACCAATTATGAACGTCTATGTGAGTCAGTGACTGAGTGTGATTCAGAAGAGAGACGAGAGAATGTTTCGGTTGAGTAAGAACAAGGCTTCTTCGAAATCTGCAGCTGATACAAGATTTGAGTTCAGATTCTCTCATTTTAAGGCTCTTCaggtaatttaatttttatttttcccttgtTCTTCCATTTACGTTGACAAATGTTAATGCAATAGCGTGTGAAGtagaattttgtttttgttttttgtttaatttttttttttcacgttAGCTTAATACGCTTCGTATGTTCGCAATTGTTGATCCGCGGTGATGAACTGATTATGCATTTGGTGCGGAATTTGCAATGCAAGCCTCGGAATCGTAGATCCTACTGTTGTAATTTAGAAACAGCGAAAACTAGTGTTTTATTTGTTGATTTTTGTCAAAGAAGATGAAATTTATTATGTGAAGAAGTTTAGTATTTTGGAAATGGATGATAATTAATTAAGGTGAACTAAAGTGGAGTTGTTCTGTTGAGCTATAATATAGAATCCTTGAGACTTGAATGTTTTATCAAATGCAAGTAGCGGATCGTGTTGTTGGTTTGATATGAATAACAAGTGTTCATACATATTTTTGTTCacattattaataatttaatactaAGTAGTGGGACAAATCATAATATTGAGTGACTACAGTGACGTGTTAAAAGTAAGCAAAGATGACTTATCTTTAAGTTCTAAAGTAGTTGTAATCAAGGGGGGAAATGATTAAATCACCAAAATTATACTCTTTTTATCCAAAATTTGCTGCTAAAAAAGTTGTATgttgattttagaattgttttcaGTAGTAATTCAGGGCGCGGGGAAATAAAGGAAATAGATGGTTCTGTTAATAATAACAAATGTTGATTCTCTTGTTTGTAGGTACCCAAGGGATGGGAGAAGCTCTTTGTTTCTGTTGTTTCTGTAGAAAGTGGTAAAGCTATTGCAAAGTCAAGCAAGGTGCTGGTGCAAAATGGGAGTTGTCAGTGGTCAGATTCTTTTTCAGAATATGTATTGTTTCCAGGAGATAATTCTTCCAAGGAGATTGATGAATGTCTCCTCAAGCTTATTGTTGCCATGGTGCTGATACTATTGCTGTTTGCTTTTTCTATTGTGTATACTCTACTTTGTAGTTAAGATGTTTCTTTATCGGTTAGAAGTTTGTTTGAATTATAATGTGGCTTAACAGGGATCATCAAGGTCTAGTATCCTTGGAGAGGCCACTGTTAATCTGGCAAGTTATGTGAGTTCAAATGCTGAATCTCCACTTTCACTCAAGCTGAGTAAGTGCAACCATGGGACAGTTTTACATGTGAGTTATACAAATAAACTTGTCTTACTTTTATTGAGTGCAGATACCTGGATGGTTATGTGTTACTGTGGTTGGTTACCTTGGGATTTAATTGTAGCCAAATTTGGGGGAAAAGTAACATTGGAAATCTGGAATATATTGCTGAGTATTGAATGTATCTTATTAATTCCAATTACTCTTGTTAATCAACAACTTGTTTTCTTTGGGTAATCTCTGTTCATTCAAGCGGTATTTACTGTGATTTTACTTTCTGATATAGAGGCAACCTATGGTCTCTTATAAACAAAATTGCAACAATTACAATATGTTATTCATGTTTGAACGGAGTTGGGAATTCAGTGGTTATGTATTTTGCAGGTAACTGTGCAGTGCCTTACACCAAGAACAAAAACCAGGTTTGTACTAGAGGGGTGGTCTTTTGTTTCATTTCATCTATTGTTCTAGTAATCGTTTAGTTCCTACACCTTTTCAGGGATAGAGAGTCTAGTGAGACAGATTCCCATTCGAAGGCCATGAATGAAAATAAGCATGATGTGGCTATTAAGTCAAATGGCTCTGATTGTTCATATGTACATAGTGTTGGATCTTCCTCTCTTGAAGATTTGGAATCTACCTTATCCCCAGGAGAAGTTGAGACTAGGGTAAATTACAATCTCTTTTCCAATTTACTAGATCTATTCTACTGTGCAAATGATAATAGATTTCTGCCTATGCTTACATACTCATAAATAATCACTCTATTCATATGCCTATTCAAATCTGCAATCAATTATTCAAATTAGCTTTCAAGACTAGATAGCTCTCTCGTTTAGCATTTTACTGTTGGTATGTATGTCTTTATTATCATGATACTATTAACATGTTGCCTTTGATTGCAGGCAACAAGTTTCTCTGAATCTGTATCAAATTGCAGCTATACCTCAGCTGAGGGATCCACAGGAAGGGGGAACATATCCCCAAAAAGCAATGATGGACAGATCCAGGCTGGGAGACATGACTCAAACAGTTCCCGGAAAAGTGCCTCTAATCATGATTATCATGCTAATAACTCATCTCCATCAAATCACTCAGCATTTAGTTCCCTAAGTGTGCAAGAGTGCAGCACACCATCTTCTAAGATGACTAATTTGTCTAATAATCGTCCAGAAGGTGCAGAAGACACAAGTGAAGAGCTACGAGCTCAAGCAAAGATGTGGGAGATGAACGCCAGGAAGCTAATGGGTGATTTGGATATGTTGAGGAGAGAATTCTCAGATCAGTCCAAAAAACTGGCAGGTCTGGAAATGGACCTTTCGGCAGCAAATGTAGATCGTGACAGTTTGAAAAAAGAAGTTGAAGATTTGAAATTGTTGTTGGAGGATCCAATACTGAGACACAAAGCATTGGAAGGTTCAATATCTCAAGGTGACATTCCAGACATTGAAAAAGCACTAAAAGATGAATTGAAGTTTCAGAGAGACTCCAATGCCGATTTGTCTTTGCAACTTAAGAGGAGTCAAGAAGCAAATGCTGAGCTTGTTTCTCTTCTCCAGGAGCTGGAAGAGACCCTACAGCAGCGGAAAGTTGAGACTGACAACCTTTCATCATTGCCCTCAAGATTCAGTGAAATGGAGAGATCTTTCCAATTAAGTATAGAAGAAAATAAGAGCTTAACGAACCAGCTAGAACAGTTGGAGAAATCAAACAAAAATCTGCTGATTAAAGTGCAAGAGCTGGAACAGTCATTGGAGGACAAAATGCATGACACTGCGCATGAGAAGAGTCCAAATGACAAAACCCTTTCAGATGTTGAAATGGAATATGAAAGCAAATTATCTGCTAAAGAGGAAGAAATTCTAAGTTTGAAAGCAAAGCTGTCTGAATCTCTTCCAGAAAGCAATTATTCAGAGACTGTGTCCAGACATATCGAGGAAGCAGATCTTATGCGAGAAATCG from Arachis ipaensis cultivar K30076 chromosome B02, Araip1.1, whole genome shotgun sequence harbors:
- the LOC107626445 gene encoding short-chain dehydrogenase reductase 3b-like; amino-acid sequence: MESGMNFRLEGKVAIVTGGASGIGAETARVFVENGAFVVIADVNDELGHQVATSIGVDKVSYHYCDVRDEKQVEKTVTFAVNKYGSLDIMFSNAGVAGSLSSILDLDLNDFDNTLAVHLHGAAACIKHAARVMVETKTRGSIICTASVTAMVSSNAASHGYTTAKHGLVGLVRSACGELGAHGIRVNSISPYVVATPLACRELGMEASELESAGAVGANLKGIVLKPIHVAQTALFLASHQSAYISGHNLVVDGGFLARR